Genomic DNA from Manihot esculenta cultivar AM560-2 chromosome 15, M.esculenta_v8, whole genome shotgun sequence:
CCAAGTCATTTTATGGaagatcattaaaaaaaaattcataaagtcattttattattattattattattattttgaagtttaaataaagaaatatccatatccttttattttcatatactCTCCATttgtcataatttattttattaaaaaaataatttaaataaattattataaaattatatctaattttatggtagctaaaaataaaaattttataaattaaaaaggaaataaatttcTCCATTCCAACCAAGAAAACTGATATAatagaattgaattaaattaaattattataaatttttttgtatttaGGGATTAAAGTTTGCTTCTAATTGAGATATACTCAACAAGATTCGGATACAACTTGGAGAAATCTAAAAATTTGTCATTATGGAAGTGTCTTTCATGGATGATCATTGATTtaagttaatattaaattatttaaggataaattttcaattttgtaTACCTTGGAAAAAGGGGGAAATTGTATATAAAGGCTGCTATCTTGTCCACAATTGGAACAAGATAATGAGGTTTTTGTTATTAATTACCGTCTTGTTGTtggattaaaaattttatttactcCAACTGTTcataattagaaaataaattattaatatatatatatataatttatctagATAAAATCctaaaaatgaatttatttatttatattttaaattcattagAGATAGGATCTAATAAAAATTGCTCTTGACttatattttctaaaatctcatcaaaatagGTAAAATTGAAACCACTAGTTTATTACTATCattaatattattgttatttaaattaatattattgttatttaaattaataatatagttcTGAACAATAGTCACAAGATAATATTataaaacacaactcaacattctTCCTTGAATATGTCCTAACTAGAAGAGATGCCATGGTATAAAACGAGAAAATTGGTGGAGCAAGAAAACTTCCACGTTAGCAGGAAACATGCAACATCAAGAGCTTGGATTTGTTGCATTTGCTGGCAGCTTATCACCTTTAGGTGGGTAATGCGGCCATGGTCTGAGCAGTTTCGGAGGAAATGGAAATCGAGAACGAGGGCGAGGGCGACGGTGAGGGCGAAGACGAGGACGCGGATGTGGACGCCATGGAGGTAGAGGCTCAGGCTCAGGCTCAGGCTCAGGTTCGGGCTCTGGCTCTGGCTCGGGCTCGGGCTCAGGGTCTGGCTCTGGCTCTGGCTCAGGTTCGGGTTCGGGCTCAGGGTCTGGGTCTGGCTCGGGTTCGGGCTCGGGCTCAGAGTACCCACACATCCCATAATCGCAGTAGATCCCCAAGGGGCATTTGTTCCCACATTCGCCACAATTGTAGGGGCTAATATTGACGTCAACACAAATTCCATGGCAACATAGCCAACTAAAAGGGCACCTAACTCCGCATGAACCACAGTGATTAACATTAGAAGACACGTCAATGCACTTATTTGCACAACACCGCATTTGAGCGTTAGGTCGACGGTTTCTCTCTCTGCATATCCAAGGGTTGCTCCTGCACCCAGCAAGGGGTCGCATATGCGGGCGTTGTAGCGGTGGGTGTGGGTGCAGGTGTGCAGGTGGATGTGGGCGGCGGCGGTTTATGTGTGGGTAGTTTTTTATTACTTTCTTGAGCCATGGCGAGGATGAGCTACCAGTAGTGAAATTTTGTTCGTCTGCAGAATATCCGGTTGGAAAAAAAGAAAGCATCACTATAAGAAAAATAGCAATCAAAACATTTGGGAGCCGCATTATATATGGGAAATGTGCAAGTATTTATGTGTCTAAAAGAAGAGGAAAATTTGTAGATAGTTGAATTCAATAATGTTGTTGCTGTAGAAAAAAGCGAGTTATAGAGGATGCTAATCACCAACTACGTGATTAGGAATAGGGAGAGGATGCTTCTTTTTGCTTTGTGCTCACACAAGtggtctttaatttttttttttttctttttgttttttacaAATCCTATTGTTTAGGTGCAACTGATGTGAGCAAACTGTTTTGTAATGATATTTTCAAGAAAGAAAAGGCCATTGTGAAAAAGAGAGGTGGAAGAGCCTTTATCTTGGTGTGCATGAGAATGAGAGAAGAGAGGCTCATCCCCCATGCTATGCCTATATGCATATATAAGAAGCCATGGTTTCACTGCTCATATCAAAGGGACTCCAACAATATCGGAAAGGACTAAAAGATTTAATTGTTACTGGAGCTATTTATCAAGTTTGAGTTAAATGGGTGAATTTTTATCATCATAACGTGCATATTGTACCATGGATATCCACTGCAGCAGCAAATTTGATGGAGCTATAGATGGAATTTCATTGATTAAAtagaatatcacatggtattgtaaaagataaaattaaaatctatgagtaataatattttaactagGATCATGTGGAGGACATTTATTCCTAATGTGaactcatagatgttataaaaACTATAATAAAACAGCATTCAAAAGAAAtataagtaaattattattaagcaCATAATGTAAACTAGCCATAGAGATATTTCCTATTTGAAGGATTTGGAAACCCCTTTCCCTCCTTCCCCCAACACACCCACCTAACCAAGAAAACACATTAAGTACATATACCATAATACACAGataaaatactaaatatttAGAATCGCAAAGAACATTATGAATGTATTAGAACGAAAAGACAAAGATCAAAAGACGGGAATCCCATAAAAATTAACACTTATTAGAAGGCCAACGGAGTGCAGATAGTAGAACTGAAATGCAACCAAAATCGGACCCAGATAATAAAGAAACAAATTTTAGGCAAAAACAAAAAACGAAAAAAACAAGATTCAGGGTAGCCAACGAGGATCTTGtaagaaactgaaataatggATGAAAAAGAGAGAGATGAGACGGCTTCAGTTAAACAACAAATTATGGGCCCAGAATCCAAAATTATAACAGCAATAGCCATTGGACCTCAATTTAAAAGTCCAAGCATTTCACTGTAAATTTTCAAGGCCCATTTATCTTACCATGGCAAATATATatggtaaaaataaataaattattttacatatataaGAAATTCACTAATAAATTGATGGATGGACCAAAAGGTAGATATCATTTAGGACAAattaaacaaaaagaaaaggcagGTCAAGACTGGAGACTCAAgacaataataatttattcaagtAATCATTGATATCTTTCTTGTCTGGTCTGTTCAATTAGTATTCAAATTATTGAGAGGGAATGAATAGAAATCCAGTcaacttttattattttatgccGGCATTTGCATTTTTGGGCATGCGATGATTCTTCAAAAGCATGCTGCTTTGCGTTTTTGCCATGACAACTGAAGGACGTCGTCTTGATATTAACTTCTTCTACTTTCATGGAGCATATATTAACCATCATCCATCCATTTCATATTAGTATAATTAcgttttttatcttttttttttttaattatgtttcatctttttgttaaaaatattatcttaAACCTCTACACTCACATGCTTTTTTTCGCCTCCTTTCTTTGTAACTCCCCCAAGATCTTGCACAATCGTAATGCCCATGCAGAAGTTCAAACAATTTGCGCATTGCAGTGGTCAAATGTGGTCAGTCAATAATAAAAAGGACCATGAATTTCACAAAACCAGTGATCCTCATCGCTGATGACCCTATGAATATGTCTCAATCGGATTCTGCAATCAGTGAGAATGTTGTGACCAAGAAAACAGGCATTATTACATAAACTGCTTCCTGATAGCAGGCATCCATAGCATATTACACAATCCAACATAGTACGTACATATAAAGCATTGCTGAAAACACAGTAGGAAAATAGTGTCCAAAACACAAAGATTAATTGGTACGACAACAATGCAAACCTAGTTTGCTTATTTAGGCTACAGCCACATGACACGCCGCGCCTGCTTTTACTGCTGAACTAGGCATTCTTGAGTTCCAGTCACACTAGCACGGTGAGAGCCCTTGTTAATAGCATCCACTTCTTCAAGAGAGTTGTTGACATTTGTATCCTGAACCGCCTGAGCATCATTCTCACTGCCACTATGGCTGCAGGAAATGGCTTCAAAGATGAGAGCGTTcacttcctcaaatcttgcttCAGATAGGGAAACCTCGGCAAGTAGCCTCCAAGCATTCTCCTCAGACGCGCCCTCATAGTCCTCCTTCCTCTTTAACACCATATGGCCACTGATTTCCCACACAGCTGGGTTCACTTGGGTATGAAGAAGTTCAGGACTCACTTCCCCCAGAGCTTGTTTCTCAGCATAACACTGTTAATCCATTTGATGAAAAATCGAGAACATGAGCAAACTTATTAGCATTTCAAGGAGCAAAACTTCTATGTTTCCAAGTTCATTACCTGTGGCAAAAGAAAGATGCGGTTTCCACAATCAGATATGAGCACATTGTAAGGTATGCTATTATCTTGAAGGCAAATGCAAGCATCCGAGACTGTGTTGGATAAATCTTGCAGAGTATTGCCCCCCTCAAATAGAAGACTTCTAACAGGGTAATTCACTAGCTCAGAGATTTTCACTCCACTGTCCAAAGTGGTTATCTTCTTAGTGGGTGCCTTCTCGATGGGAAATTGGACAGCCAAATAGTAAGCCTGTTCCAAGGAAATGATCAAATTTACATTCCTGCATATCTCTCTGCCTAACTATGATCAACTTGTTTCTTTTTCTCCCTAACTGTTGCACCACCTAATTATCAAggatattatttcagtttattgaaGTCAATGTCTAGGAGAATATGAACCTGGAAGTGAAGGTGGTTTATGGTAGCAAATGCACCCAAGCTATTGTAACCCAAACGGAAGTATGGATTTGCAGCTTCAGCTGCCATGTAAAGAGCAAGCAGGAAACTCTCACGATCGATCCTCTGGGGCAAGCACTCCAGAATACGCGGGATCAACAGCACATGCCCATACTCAATAGGACTAACCTGGTATGTCAATAAAACAAAAGGCATAAACCTATTACAATCTTAGTGTCCTCCTCAATCAGAGAACGTTAATTATCTAGTAAAGCACCATAGACCTTACATTAATAGCAACCACACTTGTTGAATTATCAACATCAATGGAGGCACTTGGGAAGAACTGAACTTCACCATTTTCACTTGGTTCAAATTGGAAGAGCACCTCTTCTTGCCCAACTTTAGTGAAGTTGAATTTGTTCCCATCAAAAGGCTGGAGGACCTTGTCAACACGGAATTCAGTTGGCCTCTTCTTCAAGTGGCGACCCTCATTCAACTGGGCGATGAAACCATACTGACCAGGAATCACCTAAACCAATATAATCAAAGAATTAGCATAAGTTTCCTATCCCCAGTACAGCAA
This window encodes:
- the LOC110601781 gene encoding GDP-L-galactose phosphorylase 1 produces the protein MSDNFMLRIKRVPTLVSNFQKEAEEGASRSGGCGRNCLQKCCIQGAKLPLYAFKKLNKIVREKEVLEHENNEPPVAFLETLLLGEWEDRMQRGLFRYDVTACETKVIPGQYGFIAQLNEGRHLKKRPTEFRVDKVLQPFDGNKFNFTKVGQEEVLFQFEPSENGEVQFFPSASIDVDNSTSVVAINVSPIEYGHVLLIPRILECLPQRIDRESFLLALYMAAEAANPYFRLGYNSLGAFATINHLHFQAYYLAVQFPIEKAPTKKITTLDSGVKISELVNYPVRSLLFEGGNTLQDLSNTVSDACICLQDNSIPYNVLISDCGNRIFLLPQCYAEKQALGEVSPELLHTQVNPAVWEISGHMVLKRKEDYEGASEENAWRLLAEVSLSEARFEEVNALIFEAISCSHSGSENDAQAVQDTNVNNSLEEVDAINKGSHRASVTGTQECLVQQ
- the LOC110601573 gene encoding stigma-specific STIG1-like protein 4 yields the protein MRKLFELLHGHYDCARSWGSYKERRRKKAYEQNFTTGSSSSPWLKKVIKNYPHINRRRPHPPAHLHPHPPLQRPHMRPLAGCRSNPWICRERNRRPNAQMRCCANKCIDVSSNVNHCGSCGVRCPFSWLCCHGICVDVNISPYNCGECGNKCPLGIYCDYGMCGYSEPEPEPEPDPDPEPEPEPEPEPEPDPEPEPEPEPEPEPEPEPEPEPLPPWRPHPRPRLRPHRRPRPRSRFPFPPKLLRPWPHYPPKGDKLPANATNPSS